CAATATTCAAGCTGTATTCAAACTTGAATATTCTACCCTCTCTATAACAGCCTACCCTCTCCATAACAGTCTATATACCCTCTCAATAACAGCCATGCTGATCATCGCTACTCTGTAGAATATTCAGCCCTCTCCAATGCAGCCATAGTGATAGTTTTTTGTAGAATATTCTACCCTCTCCATAACAGCCATACTGATAGTCCTTGGTAGAATATTCCTCCTTCTCCTAACAGCCATACTGATAGTTCTTTGTAGAATATTCCTCCTTCTCCTAACAGCCATACTGATAGTCCTTGGTAGAATATTCCTCCTTCTCCTAACAGCCATACTGATAGTTCTTTGTAGAATATTCCTCCTTCTCCTAACAGCCATACTGATAGTTCTTTGTAGAATATTCCTCCTTCTCCTAACAGCCATACTGATAGTTCTTTGTAGAATATTCCTCCTTCTCCTAACAGCCATACTGATAGTTCTTTGTAGAATATTCCTCCTTCTCCTAACAGCCATACTGATAGTCCTTGGTAGAATATTCCTCCTTCTCCTAACAGCCATACTGATAGTCCTTGGTAGAATATTCCTCCTTCTCCTAACAGCCATACTGATAGTTCTTTGTAGAATATTCCTCCTTCTCCTAACAGCCATACTGATAGTCCTTGGTAGAATATTCCTCCTTCTCCTAACAGCCATACTGATAGTCCTTGGTAGAATATTCCTCCTTCTCCTAACAGCCATACTGATAGTCCTTGGTAGAATATTCCATTCTTTCCATAACAGCCATGCTGATAGTCCTTAGTAGAATAGTTTCTCTTGCATTTCTTGTTGATAAGaagtaaattatttgatgaTAAGTCCTCTAGcaaatttcaagaaaatcacATGAGAGCTTCATGGACAAGTCTGTAAAGCAATGCTTGGAATTTCGCAACAGGCAGTAACTCAATAAATATAGTAGGATCAATACTATtcttatcacaaaaaaaaatatctcaCAGTGGTAAACTGCAGATACTGGAGTATTTGTATATTAGCTGAAGCATTGCTTTACACGCTGTAGttgttaaaatgttaatatttcaaaagaggtcactaaaaaaaaacccacttgaACCATATACTTACACCTTCTGTCAGTTCCACTTCAGGAAACTTTGCACCTGTTTCTGCTCCTTCAGCCATAAACCCAACCTATAACACAACAAGACGTCTGTAGTGATCACAATGTGATGTGTTAAAATCAGACGAATGTGTTTCTAATATGATTTACTTTACTATTTATCTTATTGTTTTGTAactgaagaaaacaaataatgaaataattgcaaaaagtactgaaaggacGACTGAAACGATGAAGTGTTTTCCTGCACTTCCTACTGTATCTAAGGTAAAtgtgtgatttttttcattaacaaaTAGTAACAAGagaataaatgattaaataacaATCAGacaattaatttcaaatgtacATAAATAACCAATTGATGAGAACATAAGTGAGTATCAGATACGGTGGTTATACTGTTCTTACTCTAGGAGAAAAGTCAATAGGTTCCATGCCTCGACAATCAAATACAACCATGGTTTTGAATTTTCCACTGTCATCAATATTATAAGGTTTTATGGAATCTTTTATTATGTCTGAAACAGAAAAAATCTTCATGTTATTTCAATGTGTGCCTCTAGTTATATGAACAGGAAATATGGGAATATCAAACATTGTTTCATTGTATGAGGCATATGGTACTCTCAAAGCTTCACCAAAATTGGGGGGATGGTTTCTTGTTTAATTCTGTCTGGgatatttaaatttttgaatGTATGAGGTCCTCTGCCAAACcatatgtttttttctcttGGTATTCCAGATCACTCCATGTCCACATTAATTACAGTCAGGACGTCCTATACacttccatctgggccaacagGAGTAGGACCTGCTTAAAAACTTGTTTGATAATTGgtgtaaaatcaataaaaattgtCTTACTGTATATGATCTTCTCTGAACGCTATTTTAACTGACAAAATGGATACATTAAACATCCAAATCAATTTACCTATAGAGCTTTCTCTGCCACATAGTTTACACTTCATAACCATACTTGCTGAGCCTCGGCCACCTTTCAATGGCGAGCTGTCCTACAATATAAAGTCAGTCAATGACAAATCTGATAGTCTCATGCACCTGCAACTGACTCTAAACCTCTTGGTTCATTTAAACTTGTTTAAATTTTATAACATATCTAACCTCAATGACCTTCAAAGAAGCTGAGGATGTTATTCACTTGAATTCACTTAACATTGGTCCTATGACAGACTGATCTTTTTTCTACTTTTCAATTCTTTCCTCGATTCCTCTTAATCAATTGATAACGAGaggaaactacatatgaaatcaaAGAAAGATTGAAgaagaa
This genomic stretch from Pecten maximus unplaced genomic scaffold, xPecMax1.1, whole genome shotgun sequence harbors:
- the LOC117320319 gene encoding CXXC motif containing zinc binding protein-like, with product MVKIGLQFKADLEFLTNLRPDGEDFRWYIRLKCFSCGEATTDYQYVTPADSSPLKGGRGSASMVMKCKLCGRESSIDIIKDSIKPYNIDDSGKFKTMVVFDCRGMEPIDFSPRVGFMAEGAETGAKFPEVELTEGDWVDYDEKQCESVGVYNIEHKFVKL